A portion of the Trichomycterus rosablanca isolate fTriRos1 chromosome 17, fTriRos1.hap1, whole genome shotgun sequence genome contains these proteins:
- the tspan18a gene encoding tetraspanin-18a isoform X2 yields the protein MEGDCLSCVKYLMFIFNFFIFLGGAFLLGVGIWVLVDPTGFREIVAANPLLFTGVYVILAMGGMLFLLGFLGCCGAIRENKCLLLFFFLLILIIFLAELAAAILAFIFREHLTRDYFTKELKAHYQGSNNTDVFTATWNTIMTTFECCGVNSADDFDHQSLFRHLNPSRAVPEVCCQRNDQLMNVEECLRGIMPNHTKGCYSAVVDYFETYIYIAGALAIVVLTIELFAMVFAMCLFRGIQ from the exons CTTGGTGGTGCTTTTTTGCTGGGAGTGGGCATCTGGGTGCTGGTGGATCCTACTGGCTTCAGAGAGATCGTGGCAGCCAACCCACTTCTGTTCACAGGTGTATATGTGATCCTGGCTATGGGCGGAATGCTCTTTCTGCTCGGTTTCCTGGGCTGCTGTGGAGCTATACGTGAAAATAAGTGTCTACTACTGTTt TTCTTCCTGCTTATCCTTATCATATTCCTGGCAGAGCTGGCTGCTGCCATTTTGGCCTTCATATTCCGGGAGCAT CTCACCAGGGATTACTTTACAAAGGAACTTAAGGCACATTACCAAGGCAGCAACAACACTGACGTCTTCACTGCCACCTGGAATACCATCATGACCACT TTTGAATGCTGTGGGGTAAACAGTGCTGACGACTTTGATCATCAAAGCCTCTTTAGACATTTGAACCCCAGCAGAGCCGTGCCCGAGGTCTGTTGCCAGAGGAACGACCAACTGATGAACGTGGAAGAATGTCTCAGGGGGATCATGCCCAATCACACCAAG GGCTGTTATTCAGCAGTGGTGGACTACTTTGAGACATACATATATATCGCTGGAGCCCTAGCTAttgtggtcctgaccatagaa CTCTTCGCAATGGTGTTTGCCATGTGTCTGTTTCGAGGAATCCAGTAA